One Maribacter cobaltidurans genomic window carries:
- a CDS encoding UvrD-helicase domain-containing protein: MQESPFKIYNASAGSGKTYALSKAYLKIALSAPYSFKRILAITFTNKAVNEMKFRILESLFSFGKVRSLETAPPLFIELMDDLQLSVESLSNLCKLRLKEILHNYAFFDISTIDKFTHRLIRTFARDLKLPQNFEVILDMDLLLSEAVSRVLSKAGEDKELTKILMDFAMEKIDDDKSWDIGYDLLKIGKLLLDETNTFHLHRFREKQISDFLKLQKHIQSLIVLTEKNIHAIAEEALSYIRSSGINESDFPRQTLPNHFKKILEGVLSPSVLYSNKLEDNLIEGKILKAGLENPSEDFAQSILKKYLAIKERIYQRGFLVNIYGNLVPLTLLNTIENELKQIQVEKDQLSISEFNRIISKEIKNQPAPFIYERLGEKYRHYFIDEFQDTSEMQWNNLVPLIANALEGTDEQGRSGSLFLVGDAKQAIYRWRGGKAEQFLDLATKKNSPFTITAETYQLPKNFRSYDEIIRFNNAFFQNISSLLENPFYKDFFKAGNQQETNNKVGGYVKLSFLKEEEDDAYASQVMDAIEQSLKAGFEYGDICIIVRKKKQAVLLTDFLMSKDVPVISSDSLLLSSSPKVRFLISLIKFVQITDDRETNYSILDYLSQTKEDKHEFIYQHLDHLKSFLKGEYNFDVYGVQGRSLLDTMEHAIKVFDLAPESDAHLLSFMDFVFEMEQRHGTDVQSLLNNWELKANVLSISTPENTPAVQVMTIHKSKGLEFPVVILPYANTKIYEEIDPKLWMPVDPNVFMGFDELLISKKQEVKNYGEVGSKLFEMEHQRLQLDAYNLLYVALTRAVNSLYIISYQDLNKDGGYKTDYLSGLFIKYLKDIGVWNEEILEYDFGKVVVSPKGETQKESSITVPYLYSYKDRDTFKIHTKAGMLWDTGREIALEKGNVYHYILESVISGNDLESAIEKAFKKGLLNESSLDKVHKTLFELIKHPDLIGFYAEGNTVYNEKELLVSDGSILIPDRVVLMEDTVNIIDYKTGRKNTKYKEQLESYANAYEEMGYKVQNKIIAYINETITVEYI, translated from the coding sequence GTGCAAGAAAGTCCGTTTAAGATATATAATGCTTCTGCTGGTTCCGGAAAGACCTATGCCTTATCCAAGGCATATCTTAAAATTGCACTATCCGCCCCTTATAGTTTCAAAAGAATTTTGGCCATTACGTTTACCAATAAGGCGGTAAATGAAATGAAATTCAGAATTCTTGAAAGCCTTTTCTCTTTTGGCAAAGTTCGTTCCTTGGAAACCGCCCCCCCGCTCTTCATAGAGTTAATGGATGATTTACAGTTAAGCGTGGAATCCCTTAGTAATTTATGCAAATTGCGTTTAAAGGAAATACTGCACAACTATGCCTTTTTTGATATTTCTACCATAGATAAATTTACACATAGGCTTATTAGAACTTTTGCCAGAGATTTAAAGTTGCCCCAAAACTTTGAAGTGATCCTTGACATGGACCTATTACTCTCTGAGGCCGTATCCAGGGTTTTATCAAAAGCAGGAGAGGACAAGGAACTTACCAAAATCCTTATGGATTTTGCCATGGAGAAAATAGACGATGATAAAAGTTGGGATATTGGTTATGACCTTCTTAAAATAGGAAAACTTCTCTTGGACGAAACAAACACGTTCCATCTTCACCGTTTCAGGGAAAAGCAAATTTCCGATTTTCTGAAACTTCAAAAACATATACAGTCGCTGATAGTATTAACTGAAAAGAACATACATGCAATTGCCGAAGAGGCGCTTTCCTATATACGTTCCTCAGGAATTAACGAATCTGATTTTCCTAGACAGACACTGCCCAACCATTTTAAGAAAATTCTTGAGGGAGTTCTTAGTCCGTCCGTACTTTACAGTAATAAATTAGAAGACAATTTGATAGAAGGCAAAATTCTCAAAGCCGGTTTGGAAAATCCATCAGAAGACTTTGCCCAAAGCATACTAAAAAAATACTTGGCCATAAAGGAACGTATTTATCAGAGAGGTTTTCTTGTCAATATTTACGGTAATCTTGTTCCTTTAACGCTTCTCAATACCATTGAGAATGAACTAAAACAAATACAGGTAGAGAAGGATCAACTTTCGATTTCAGAGTTTAATCGAATTATTTCCAAAGAAATAAAAAATCAGCCTGCACCTTTCATATATGAGCGACTGGGGGAAAAGTATCGACATTATTTTATAGACGAGTTCCAGGACACTTCAGAAATGCAATGGAATAACCTGGTCCCTTTAATTGCAAATGCATTGGAGGGCACGGATGAGCAGGGCAGGTCTGGGTCACTCTTCTTGGTGGGGGATGCCAAACAAGCAATTTATCGCTGGCGCGGTGGTAAGGCGGAACAGTTTTTAGATCTTGCCACTAAAAAAAATAGTCCGTTTACCATTACGGCTGAGACCTATCAACTTCCCAAGAACTTTAGGAGCTATGACGAGATCATCCGTTTCAACAACGCTTTTTTTCAAAACATTAGTTCCCTTTTAGAAAATCCATTCTACAAGGATTTTTTTAAAGCGGGAAACCAACAGGAAACGAACAACAAGGTCGGTGGATATGTCAAACTAAGTTTTCTTAAGGAAGAAGAGGATGACGCTTATGCTTCTCAAGTCATGGATGCCATTGAACAATCCTTAAAGGCGGGTTTTGAATATGGCGATATATGCATCATCGTACGTAAAAAGAAACAAGCGGTACTACTCACGGATTTTTTGATGTCCAAGGACGTTCCGGTGATATCCTCGGATTCCCTCTTGCTTTCCAGTAGTCCAAAGGTTCGGTTTTTAATTTCCTTAATCAAATTTGTGCAGATTACGGATGACAGGGAAACCAATTACAGCATACTGGACTACTTATCACAAACTAAAGAAGACAAGCATGAATTCATATATCAGCATTTGGACCACCTCAAGTCATTTTTAAAGGGTGAATATAATTTTGACGTGTATGGGGTTCAAGGCCGATCACTTTTGGACACCATGGAGCATGCCATAAAGGTTTTTGACCTAGCACCAGAATCTGACGCGCACCTTCTGTCCTTTATGGATTTTGTTTTCGAAATGGAGCAGCGCCATGGTACCGATGTTCAGTCCCTGCTTAACAATTGGGAACTAAAGGCCAATGTGTTAAGTATAAGTACTCCGGAGAATACTCCCGCAGTTCAGGTAATGACCATTCACAAATCCAAGGGATTGGAATTCCCTGTAGTTATTCTTCCTTATGCGAATACCAAAATATACGAAGAAATAGACCCTAAGCTTTGGATGCCCGTTGATCCAAATGTATTTATGGGTTTTGATGAGTTGCTTATCAGCAAAAAACAAGAGGTTAAAAATTATGGTGAGGTTGGCTCAAAGCTTTTTGAAATGGAGCATCAAAGACTACAATTGGATGCATATAACCTATTGTACGTAGCCCTTACAAGAGCAGTAAATTCCCTATATATTATAAGCTATCAAGATTTAAATAAAGACGGTGGTTATAAGACCGATTACCTATCAGGGCTATTTATAAAATATTTAAAGGATATAGGTGTCTGGAATGAGGAAATTTTGGAGTATGATTTTGGGAAAGTAGTCGTGTCTCCTAAAGGGGAAACTCAAAAAGAGTCAAGTATTACGGTTCCCTACCTGTACTCTTATAAAGACAGGGACACTTTTAAAATTCACACCAAAGCGGGAATGCTTTGGGATACCGGAAGGGAAATCGCCTTGGAAAAAGGAAATGTTTATCATTATATCCTAGAAAGTGTAATCTCCGGAAATGATCTGGAGTCGGCCATTGAAAAGGCTTTTAAAAAGGGGCTTTTGAACGAATCATCGTTAGATAAAGTACATAAAACCCTTTTTGAATTGATAAAGCACCCAGATTTAATTGGATTCTACGCGGAAGGCAACACCGTTTATAACGAGAAAGAACTATTGGTGTCGGACGGGTCAATATTAATACCGGACCGCGTTGTACTTATGGAAGATACCGTCAATATTATTGACTATAAAACAGGGAGAAAAAACACTAAGTACAAAGAACAATTAGAGTCCTATGCAAACGCCTATGAAGAAATGGGATATAAAGTTCAAAACAAAATCATTGCTTATATTAACGAAACTATAACTGTAGAATATATTTAG
- a CDS encoding superoxide dismutase, producing MAFQLPNLPYAYDALEPHIDARTMEIHHTKHHNGYTTKLNAAIEGTDMDGKSIEDILSGLDMDNTAVRNNGGGFYNHSLFWTILSPNGGGKPSGELAGAIDDAFGSFDGFKEKFSNAAGSRFGSGWAWLCVHKGGKVEICSTPNQDTPIMPGVGCGGHPILGLDVWEHAYYLNYQNKRPEYIDAFFNLINWDEVSKLYSANK from the coding sequence ATGGCTTTTCAATTACCAAATTTGCCCTATGCATATGATGCTTTAGAACCACATATAGATGCTAGGACAATGGAAATACATCATACAAAACATCATAACGGGTATACCACAAAACTAAATGCGGCTATCGAGGGAACCGATATGGATGGTAAATCTATAGAGGACATTCTTTCCGGATTGGATATGGACAATACCGCGGTTAGAAACAATGGAGGTGGTTTTTATAATCATTCGTTGTTTTGGACTATCCTTTCTCCAAACGGTGGAGGAAAACCCTCCGGTGAACTGGCAGGAGCAATAGACGATGCTTTTGGTTCTTTTGATGGTTTCAAGGAAAAATTTTCAAATGCTGCAGGATCAAGATTTGGATCTGGTTGGGCTTGGTTATGTGTGCATAAGGGAGGTAAAGTAGAAATTTGCTCTACACCTAATCAAGATACACCCATTATGCCTGGTGTTGGCTGTGGGGGACATCCCATTTTAGGTCTTGATGTGTGGGAGCATGCTTATTACCTAAATTATCAAAACAAACGTCCAGAATATATCGATGCTTTTTTTAATCTTATCAATTGGGATGAAGTTTCAAAATTATATTCAGCCAATAAATAA
- a CDS encoding acyl carrier protein, whose protein sequence is MSDIASRVKAIIVDKLGVDENEVVSEASFTNDLGADSLDTVELIMEFEKEFDIQIPDDQAENIATVGQAISYIEEAK, encoded by the coding sequence ATGTCAGACATTGCATCAAGAGTTAAAGCTATCATTGTTGATAAATTAGGAGTTGACGAAAACGAAGTGGTATCAGAAGCTAGCTTTACCAACGATTTAGGGGCAGATTCATTGGATACTGTTGAGTTGATTATGGAGTTCGAAAAGGAATTCGATATTCAAATCCCTGATGATCAAGCTGAGAACATCGCAACAGTTGGCCAAGCCATTAGCTATATAGAAGAAGCAAAGTAA
- a CDS encoding IPExxxVDY family protein encodes MSAVYKIKDDFFDDTFFLIALHSTLEDYAIAYGLNGVLKAKFKRSKADFDLSEIRSFPYYDWEDEYNCRYWVLVSNQSSKKELVSNNDLFENETTYSTPRLIPELKEVDYFLKIEDDDDTLDGDTIIKTLLGIPNVMAAYEVDVNKLKSRNNLIF; translated from the coding sequence ATGTCCGCAGTATATAAAATAAAGGATGATTTTTTTGATGACACCTTTTTTTTAATCGCATTGCATAGCACTTTGGAGGATTATGCCATTGCATATGGTTTAAATGGTGTCTTAAAGGCAAAATTCAAGAGGAGTAAGGCGGACTTTGATTTGTCGGAAATTCGTTCCTTTCCCTATTATGATTGGGAAGATGAATATAATTGTAGGTATTGGGTGTTGGTTTCCAATCAAAGCTCTAAAAAAGAATTGGTAAGCAACAATGATTTGTTTGAAAATGAAACTACCTATTCTACACCACGATTAATTCCCGAACTCAAGGAAGTGGATTATTTTCTTAAAATTGAGGATGATGACGATACATTGGACGGAGACACTATAATAAAAACCTTATTGGGCATTCCTAACGTAATGGCTGCTTATGAGGTAGATGTGAACAAACTAAAATCTAGAAATAATTTAATTTTTTAA
- a CDS encoding ribonuclease H1 domain-containing protein has product MGKKSKFYVVWKGKRPGIYDTWDDCKAAIKGVKGAEYKSFTTFELAKKAYNGNYQDYKGKKKGESELSPSELLKIGQPNYHSIAVDAASSGNPGVMEYQGVDTKTQKKLFKQGPFEQGTNNIGEFLAIVHGLAFLKERNSDRIIYTDSRTAMSWVRKKKCNTKLTENQKNKALFDLIKRAEKWLKTNQYQTPVVKWETKAWGEIPADFGRK; this is encoded by the coding sequence ATGGGAAAAAAGAGCAAGTTTTATGTAGTTTGGAAGGGCAAAAGACCCGGGATCTATGACACTTGGGACGACTGCAAGGCCGCCATAAAAGGAGTAAAAGGTGCCGAATATAAATCTTTCACCACATTTGAATTGGCCAAAAAGGCCTATAATGGAAATTACCAAGACTATAAGGGCAAGAAGAAGGGAGAGTCAGAGCTTTCACCTTCGGAACTTTTGAAAATCGGCCAACCTAATTATCATTCCATTGCGGTTGATGCAGCATCCAGCGGAAACCCTGGAGTTATGGAGTACCAAGGAGTGGATACCAAGACCCAAAAAAAATTGTTTAAACAAGGACCCTTTGAGCAGGGCACCAACAACATTGGAGAATTTTTGGCCATCGTGCATGGTCTTGCATTTCTGAAAGAAAGGAACAGTGACCGGATAATTTATACCGACTCCCGCACGGCCATGAGCTGGGTTAGAAAGAAAAAATGTAATACCAAACTCACGGAAAACCAGAAAAATAAAGCGTTGTTCGATTTGATAAAAAGGGCTGAAAAATGGTTAAAAACAAACCAATATCAAACTCCCGTTGTAAAATGGGAGACCAAGGCTTGGGGAGAAATTCCTGCGGATTTTGGGAGAAAGTAA
- the purN gene encoding phosphoribosylglycinamide formyltransferase, translating into MDTKKIVLFASGSGSNVENIANYFSNDNRVNVEAVFTNKRNAKVLERCDRLSIDAIYFNRHAFFQSEFVLNILKALHPDLIVLAGFLLKVPENIIETFPNKIINIHPALLPKYGGKGMYGMNVHNAIKENKETETGITIHYVNANYDEGAVIKQVKTKVFEKDTPEDIASKVHQLEYEFFPKVIEELLF; encoded by the coding sequence TTGGATACAAAAAAAATTGTGCTGTTTGCTTCCGGCTCCGGGTCTAATGTAGAAAATATTGCCAACTACTTTAGCAATGATAACAGAGTTAATGTTGAAGCCGTATTTACAAACAAGCGGAACGCTAAAGTTTTGGAGCGTTGCGACCGGTTAAGTATTGATGCAATTTATTTTAACAGACACGCCTTTTTTCAAAGCGAGTTTGTTTTGAATATTTTAAAGGCACTTCATCCGGATCTCATAGTGCTTGCGGGATTTCTTTTGAAAGTACCGGAAAACATTATTGAAACCTTTCCAAACAAAATTATCAACATCCACCCCGCTTTATTGCCAAAATACGGGGGCAAAGGCATGTATGGAATGAACGTGCACAATGCCATAAAAGAAAATAAAGAAACCGAAACCGGTATTACCATACATTATGTTAATGCCAATTATGACGAGGGTGCTGTAATAAAACAGGTGAAAACCAAAGTATTTGAAAAGGATACTCCAGAGGACATTGCCAGTAAAGTCCATCAGTTGGAGTACGAATTCTTTCCAAAGGTGATTGAAGAATTGTTGTTCTAA
- the fabF gene encoding beta-ketoacyl-ACP synthase II, whose product MQLKRVVVTGLGALTPIGNNIEEYWNGLVNGKSGSAPITYYDTEKFKVKFACELKNYNTEDYFDRKEGRKLDRFAQYALISSDEAIKDSKLDLDKLDKFRVGVIWGAGIGGLETFQNEVMNFAQGDGTPRFNPFFIPKMIADIAPGHISIKHGFMGPNYTTVSACASSANALIDALNYIRLGHCDVIVSGGSEAAVTIAGMGGFGAMHALSTRNESPETASRPFDATRDGFVLGEGAGALILEEYEHAKARGAKIYAEVAGGGLSSDAYHMTAPHPDGIGVVKVMENCLRDAGMSIEEVDAINTHGTSTPLGDVAELKAISEVFGEHAKNININSTKSMTGHLLGAAGAIEAIASILAMEHGIVPPTINHTTVDENIDPSLNLTLNKAQKRDVKVAMSNTFGFGGHNACVVFKKID is encoded by the coding sequence ATGCAATTAAAGCGAGTTGTGGTTACCGGGTTGGGTGCTCTTACGCCAATTGGTAACAATATTGAGGAGTATTGGAACGGTCTTGTAAATGGAAAAAGTGGGTCCGCACCTATAACCTATTATGACACTGAAAAATTCAAGGTAAAATTCGCCTGCGAACTAAAAAATTACAATACAGAGGATTATTTTGACCGAAAGGAAGGACGTAAACTGGATAGGTTTGCACAATATGCCTTAATTTCCTCTGATGAAGCTATTAAAGATTCCAAGCTAGACTTGGATAAATTGGACAAGTTTAGGGTAGGAGTTATTTGGGGGGCAGGTATTGGTGGCCTTGAAACCTTCCAAAATGAGGTAATGAACTTTGCCCAAGGTGATGGTACCCCCAGATTCAATCCATTTTTTATACCTAAAATGATTGCAGATATAGCCCCAGGGCATATCTCTATAAAGCACGGTTTCATGGGACCAAATTACACCACGGTTTCAGCATGTGCTTCTTCCGCAAATGCACTGATAGACGCATTGAATTATATACGTTTGGGCCATTGTGATGTTATCGTATCCGGTGGTAGTGAAGCAGCGGTTACCATTGCGGGTATGGGAGGATTTGGTGCTATGCATGCACTTTCTACCCGAAATGAAAGTCCGGAAACGGCATCCAGGCCTTTTGACGCTACTAGGGACGGTTTCGTTCTTGGTGAAGGTGCAGGGGCTTTGATACTTGAGGAGTATGAACACGCCAAGGCTAGGGGCGCCAAAATCTATGCGGAGGTGGCAGGCGGAGGTCTTTCCAGTGATGCCTATCATATGACTGCGCCACATCCTGATGGAATAGGTGTTGTTAAGGTAATGGAAAACTGCTTGCGTGATGCAGGCATGAGTATAGAAGAGGTAGATGCCATCAATACACATGGTACTTCTACCCCTTTAGGTGATGTTGCAGAATTAAAGGCAATTTCAGAGGTATTCGGTGAGCATGCGAAAAATATAAACATTAATTCTACCAAGTCCATGACCGGACATTTATTAGGTGCCGCGGGAGCTATAGAGGCCATTGCTTCTATTTTGGCCATGGAACACGGAATCGTGCCTCCGACTATAAACCACACAACGGTAGATGAAAATATAGATCCGAGTCTGAACTTAACTCTTAACAAGGCCCAAAAGAGGGATGTTAAGGTCGCTATGAGCAATACCTTTGGCTTTGGGGGGCATAATGCATGTGTTGTCTTTAAAAAAATTGATTAA
- a CDS encoding PfkB family carbohydrate kinase, translating to MGKLLIVGTVAFDAIETPFGKTDKILGGAATFIGLAASQFEVDSAIVSVVGEDFPQEYLDLLSHRDIDISGLEIVPGGKTFFWMGKYHNDLNSRDTLVTELNVLADFNPVVPNDYKDSDVVMLGNLHPNIQMSVINQMEKRPKVIILDTMNFWMDHTLPELKEVIKHIDVLTINDEEARQLTGEYSLVKAAQNIFEMGPDYVVIKKGEHGALLFHEEQVFFAPALPLEDVFDPTGAGDTFAGGFAGYLAASDDVSFENLKKAVIHGSNLASFSVEKFGTERMLNLDRDEINRRLHQFKALTQFEIELQ from the coding sequence ATGGGTAAGCTTTTGATTGTAGGTACTGTTGCGTTCGATGCTATAGAAACTCCATTTGGAAAGACGGATAAAATTCTTGGTGGTGCTGCTACGTTCATAGGTTTGGCAGCCTCTCAATTTGAGGTGGACTCTGCAATCGTTTCCGTAGTAGGGGAGGATTTTCCACAAGAATATTTGGACTTGCTATCCCATAGGGACATAGATATCTCCGGTTTGGAAATCGTACCCGGAGGTAAAACGTTCTTCTGGATGGGAAAATACCATAACGACCTGAATTCTAGGGATACTTTGGTCACCGAACTCAATGTTTTGGCCGACTTTAATCCTGTCGTTCCTAATGACTACAAAGATTCCGATGTGGTCATGCTTGGAAATTTGCACCCAAATATCCAAATGAGTGTAATTAATCAAATGGAAAAACGACCAAAGGTCATCATATTGGATACGATGAATTTTTGGATGGACCATACCTTACCAGAATTAAAGGAAGTAATCAAGCATATAGACGTTTTAACCATAAACGACGAGGAAGCCAGGCAGTTAACCGGGGAATATTCCCTGGTAAAGGCCGCGCAGAATATTTTTGAAATGGGTCCTGATTATGTGGTCATTAAAAAAGGGGAACACGGAGCTTTACTTTTCCATGAGGAACAAGTATTTTTTGCCCCTGCCCTACCGCTAGAGGATGTCTTTGACCCCACAGGAGCCGGAGATACGTTTGCCGGAGGTTTTGCGGGCTATTTGGCCGCATCGGATGACGTTTCTTTTGAAAATTTGAAAAAAGCCGTCATCCACGGATCTAATCTAGCTTCATTCTCTGTCGAGAAATTTGGAACCGAACGCATGCTAAACCTTGATCGGGACGAGATAAACCGAAGATTACATCAGTTCAAGGCATTAACACAATTTGAAATTGAATTACAATAA
- the rnc gene encoding ribonuclease III, which yields MTFPKNIFNSHSKQDGDFFLGIKKILGFKPKRLVFYKKAFLHRSMNQKDENGNPMNYERLEFLGDSMLGTIISKHLYNEVPEGDEGYLTKMRSKIVSREHLNELGKDLDLINYVESRIPKSHFGENIHGNVFEALVGAIYLDRGYKYCEKFINKRVIEPYVDIEQLEGRVISYKSLIIEWCQKQKKSFNFNVYDDTGNDSLKHFAVKLSIDDNVVAKARATSKKKAEERASKRAFFALQDKMK from the coding sequence ATGACCTTCCCTAAAAATATATTTAATTCCCATTCTAAACAGGATGGGGATTTTTTTTTAGGAATAAAGAAAATATTAGGTTTTAAGCCCAAGCGTTTGGTATTCTACAAAAAGGCCTTTTTGCATAGGTCCATGAACCAAAAGGATGAAAATGGAAACCCTATGAATTATGAACGATTGGAATTTTTGGGTGATTCCATGCTGGGAACCATTATTTCCAAACATTTATATAATGAAGTTCCGGAAGGTGATGAGGGCTATCTGACTAAAATGAGGTCCAAGATTGTGAGCAGGGAACATCTTAACGAATTGGGTAAAGATCTAGATTTAATCAATTACGTAGAAAGTAGAATTCCAAAATCACATTTTGGGGAAAATATCCATGGGAATGTATTCGAAGCCCTTGTTGGTGCTATTTATTTGGATAGGGGATATAAATACTGTGAAAAATTTATCAACAAAAGGGTAATAGAACCTTATGTGGATATTGAGCAATTGGAGGGTAGGGTAATTAGTTATAAAAGTCTAATTATTGAATGGTGCCAAAAGCAAAAGAAATCCTTTAATTTTAATGTGTACGATGATACTGGAAACGATTCGCTAAAGCACTTTGCCGTAAAATTGTCCATAGACGATAATGTTGTAGCAAAGGCGAGGGCTACCTCCAAAAAAAAGGCAGAGGAAAGAGCCTCGAAGAGGGCGTTTTTTGCCTTACAGGATAAAATGAAATAG
- a CDS encoding amidophosphoribosyltransferase: MSDAIKHECGISVIRLLKPLEYYKEKYGSAFYGVNKMYLMMEKQHNRGQDGAGFASIKLDVDAGQRYMSRVRSCQQQPIQDIFAQINERINNELKEHPEYENDVALQKKNIPYIGELLLGHVRYGTFGKNSIESVHPFLRQNNWMHRNLIVAGNFNLTNVHELFDNLVQLGQHPKEMADTVTVMEKIGHFLDDAVAKLYKQIKKEGYSKQEASPIIAERLKVSKILRRAAKNFDGGFSMAGLLGHGDAFVLRDPAGIRPAYYYKDDEIVVVASERPAIQTVFNVPFEEVQELEPGNAIIIKKNGTTKIKEILEPRERKACSFERIYFSRGSDKEIYQERKMLGKLVFPQILNAIDHDIKNTVFSYIPNTAETSFFGMVKEAQNYLNKKKEEQILSIGAKITREELHEILEVRPRIEKVAIKDAKLRTFITQDDSRDDLVAHVYDISYGSVKEGDNLVIIDDSIVRGTTLKKSILRILDRLNPKKIIVVSSAPQIRYPDCYGIDMAKLEDFIAFRAALALHKENDSMHIIQEVYEKCINQVKSKDIDIVNYVKEIYAPFSAKTISHKIGQLLSPADIRAEVQIIYQSISSLHEACPKNLGDWYFTGNYPTPGGNRVVNRAFINFYEGKNERAY; encoded by the coding sequence ATGAGTGACGCTATCAAGCACGAGTGTGGAATCTCCGTTATCCGATTGCTCAAACCACTTGAATATTACAAGGAAAAGTATGGGTCGGCCTTTTATGGGGTCAACAAGATGTACCTGATGATGGAAAAGCAGCATAACCGTGGACAGGATGGTGCTGGCTTTGCGAGCATAAAATTGGACGTAGACGCAGGACAGCGTTATATGAGCAGGGTGAGATCTTGCCAACAACAGCCCATACAGGATATTTTCGCGCAAATTAACGAGCGTATCAATAATGAACTCAAAGAGCATCCTGAGTACGAAAACGATGTGGCGCTACAAAAAAAGAACATTCCATACATTGGAGAACTACTGTTAGGGCATGTCCGCTATGGAACCTTTGGTAAAAACAGTATCGAAAGCGTCCATCCTTTCTTAAGACAGAACAACTGGATGCACAGAAACTTAATTGTTGCTGGGAATTTTAACCTGACCAATGTTCATGAGCTATTCGATAATTTGGTTCAATTAGGTCAACATCCAAAGGAAATGGCGGATACGGTGACCGTTATGGAAAAAATAGGTCATTTCTTGGACGATGCCGTGGCCAAGCTCTATAAGCAGATAAAAAAGGAAGGGTATAGCAAACAGGAAGCTTCGCCAATTATTGCCGAAAGGTTAAAGGTATCCAAAATCCTAAGAAGAGCGGCAAAGAATTTTGATGGTGGTTTTTCCATGGCTGGTCTATTAGGGCATGGAGATGCCTTTGTTCTGCGTGACCCAGCAGGAATTAGACCTGCATATTACTATAAAGATGATGAGATTGTTGTAGTTGCTTCTGAAAGACCCGCAATTCAAACAGTTTTCAATGTTCCGTTTGAAGAGGTTCAAGAGTTGGAACCAGGAAATGCCATTATTATAAAAAAGAACGGTACAACCAAAATAAAAGAAATACTGGAGCCTAGGGAGCGCAAAGCATGTTCCTTTGAACGCATCTATTTTTCCAGGGGTAGCGACAAGGAAATTTACCAAGAGCGTAAAATGTTGGGAAAACTGGTGTTCCCTCAAATTCTTAACGCCATAGACCATGACATTAAGAATACTGTTTTCTCATATATTCCCAATACGGCAGAGACTTCGTTCTTTGGAATGGTCAAAGAGGCACAAAATTACCTGAATAAAAAAAAGGAAGAGCAAATATTATCCATCGGTGCCAAAATTACTAGGGAGGAACTACATGAAATTTTAGAGGTAAGACCCAGAATTGAAAAGGTTGCCATTAAAGATGCCAAACTTAGAACGTTTATTACTCAAGACGATAGTCGTGACGACTTAGTTGCTCATGTTTATGACATTTCCTATGGTTCTGTAAAAGAGGGCGATAATCTGGTTATTATCGACGATAGCATCGTTAGGGGAACTACACTCAAAAAGAGTATTTTAAGAATACTTGACAGGCTAAACCCCAAAAAAATAATCGTGGTGTCTTCCGCACCCCAGATAAGGTACCCAGACTGCTACGGTATTGATATGGCCAAACTGGAGGATTTCATAGCATTTAGGGCTGCTTTGGCTTTACATAAAGAAAACGATAGCATGCACATTATACAAGAGGTCTATGAAAAATGTATTAACCAAGTAAAGTCAAAAGACATAGATATTGTCAATTATGTAAAAGAGATATATGCGCCATTTAGTGCCAAAACGATTTCACATAAAATAGGACAACTTCTAAGTCCTGCCGATATCCGGGCAGAAGTACAGATAATTTATCAAAGCATATCCAGTCTGCATGAAGCATGCCCTAAGAATTTAGGCGATTGGTATTTTACTGGAAATTATCCTACACCAGGTGGAAATAGGGTAGTAAATCGCGCCTTTATTAATTTTTATGAGGGTAAAAATGAAAGAGCTTACTAA